The following proteins come from a genomic window of Microbacterium lemovicicum:
- a CDS encoding long-chain-fatty-acid--CoA ligase, translating to MTAYDPPRPWIRSYAPGVPDDLEPVSGSLVDIVEASARDYPDAAALQFFGRETTYRELSEQIDRAAAGLAAQGVGAGDPVAIVLPNCPQHIVAFYAVLRLGAVVVEHNPLYTPRELRKQFEDHGAKTVIAWSKVVATIQEFPADLAVRTLISVDVTRAMPFATRAALRLPIAKARASRDALYARVSGTVPWEQLLRAAPISAAHPRPATDDLAIIQYTSGTTGTPKGAALTHRNLVSNAAQARAWVPSIVRGEGCVVYAVLPMFHAYGLTLCLTFAMSMGARLVLFPRFDPDLVLAVTKRHPATFLPLVPPIADRLLKAAREKGVSLAGTEVAISGAMALPHELVVPFEETTGGFLVEGYGLSECSPVLMANPVADNRVPGTVGLPLPGTECRVVDPDEPTRDVEPGGRGELLVRGPQVFGGYYGRPEETAAVFVDGWFRTGDIVQIDEHGFVRIVDRIKELIITGGFNVAPTEVENALRQHPRVRDVAVVGVPSTHSGEDVIAAIVVDDDGPVDVEDVRAFARGILTPYKVPRRVVVVDELPTSLIGKVLRRQVRERLLAETDGS from the coding sequence GTGACCGCTTACGACCCGCCTCGGCCGTGGATCCGCAGCTACGCCCCGGGGGTGCCGGATGACCTCGAGCCGGTCTCGGGATCACTGGTGGACATCGTCGAGGCCTCGGCGAGGGACTATCCGGATGCTGCGGCCCTCCAGTTCTTCGGACGCGAGACGACCTACCGCGAGCTGTCGGAGCAGATCGACCGTGCGGCCGCAGGACTCGCAGCGCAGGGCGTCGGCGCCGGGGATCCCGTGGCGATCGTGCTGCCGAACTGCCCGCAGCACATCGTCGCGTTCTACGCCGTGCTGCGGCTCGGTGCGGTGGTCGTCGAGCACAACCCCCTCTACACGCCCCGCGAGTTGCGGAAGCAGTTCGAGGACCACGGGGCCAAGACGGTGATCGCCTGGAGCAAGGTCGTCGCCACGATCCAGGAGTTCCCGGCCGATCTCGCCGTTCGAACCCTGATCTCCGTCGACGTGACCCGGGCCATGCCGTTCGCGACGCGCGCGGCTCTGCGGCTGCCGATCGCGAAGGCGCGCGCGTCGCGCGACGCCCTGTACGCCCGCGTGAGTGGGACGGTGCCCTGGGAGCAGCTGCTGCGCGCCGCGCCGATCTCCGCCGCGCATCCGCGTCCGGCGACCGATGATCTCGCGATCATCCAGTACACGAGCGGCACAACCGGCACCCCCAAGGGTGCCGCGCTGACCCACCGGAACCTGGTGTCCAACGCCGCGCAGGCCCGCGCCTGGGTGCCGTCGATCGTCCGCGGCGAGGGCTGCGTCGTGTACGCGGTCCTGCCGATGTTCCACGCCTACGGCCTCACGCTGTGCCTGACGTTCGCGATGTCGATGGGCGCGCGCCTCGTGCTCTTCCCGCGATTCGATCCCGACCTCGTGCTGGCCGTCACGAAGAGGCACCCCGCGACGTTCCTCCCGCTCGTGCCCCCCATCGCCGACCGTCTGCTGAAGGCCGCACGGGAGAAGGGCGTCTCGCTGGCCGGCACGGAGGTCGCGATCTCCGGCGCCATGGCCCTGCCGCACGAGCTGGTGGTCCCCTTCGAAGAGACCACCGGCGGGTTCCTCGTCGAGGGGTACGGCCTCAGCGAGTGCTCGCCCGTGCTGATGGCCAACCCCGTCGCCGACAACCGTGTGCCCGGAACGGTGGGCCTCCCGCTCCCCGGAACCGAGTGCCGGGTCGTCGACCCGGACGAGCCGACCCGTGACGTCGAGCCCGGCGGCCGCGGCGAGCTGCTGGTGCGCGGCCCGCAGGTCTTCGGCGGCTACTACGGCCGGCCGGAGGAGACCGCGGCCGTGTTCGTGGACGGCTGGTTCCGCACCGGCGACATCGTCCAGATCGATGAGCACGGGTTCGTCCGCATCGTCGACCGCATCAAGGAGCTCATCATCACCGGGGGCTTCAACGTCGCCCCCACCGAGGTCGAGAACGCCCTCCGCCAGCATCCGCGCGTGCGCGACGTCGCCGTCGTCGGGGTGCCGAGCACCCATTCCGGTGAAGATGTGATCGCCGCGATCGTCGTGGACGACGACGGCCCCGTCGACGTGGAGGATGTGCGGGCGTTCGCCCGCGGCATCCTCACGCCCTACAAAGTCCCCCGTCGCGTGGTCGTGGTGGACGAGCTGCCGACCTCGCTCATCGGCAAGGTGCTGCGCCGCCAGGTGCGCGAGAGGCTTCTCGCGGAGACCGACGGCTCCTGA
- the gatA gene encoding Asp-tRNA(Asn)/Glu-tRNA(Gln) amidotransferase subunit GatA, translated as MSDLTRLTAADLASALAAGDVSSAEATRAHLDRIAAVDGDVHAFLHVNAHAMDAATDIDRRRAAGEELGPLAGVPLAIKDVLVTTDMPSTSGSRILEGYMSPFDATVVARSRAAGLVPLGKTNMDEFAMGSSTEHSAYGPTRNPWDLDRIPGGSGGGSAAAVAAFEAPLALGSDTGGSIRQPAHVTGTVGVKPTYGGVSRYGAIALASSLDQVGPVTRTVLDAGLLHDVIGGHDHRDSTSLTDAWPSFAQAARDGARGDVLKGLRVGVISELDDSGFQPGVSASFRAALAMLEAQGAEIVEISAPHFEYGVAAYYLILPAEASSNLAKFDSVRFGMRSASGGTVEDVMAATRDAGFGDEVKRRIILGTYALSAGYYDAYYGSAQKVRTLIQRDFDAAFEKVDVIATPSAPTTAFRLGEQLGDPLQMYLNDVTTIPANLAGVPGISIPSGLAEEDGLPVGIQFLAPVREDARLYRVGAALETLLVDSWGAPLLDRAPALAASGSNEGNR; from the coding sequence GTGAGCGACCTCACCCGCCTGACCGCGGCCGACCTGGCCTCCGCCCTCGCCGCCGGCGACGTGTCCAGCGCGGAGGCGACCCGCGCGCACCTCGACCGCATCGCCGCCGTCGACGGCGACGTGCACGCGTTCCTGCACGTCAACGCGCACGCGATGGATGCCGCGACCGACATCGATCGCCGCCGTGCCGCCGGCGAGGAGCTCGGCCCCCTGGCCGGCGTGCCCCTCGCCATCAAGGACGTCCTGGTCACGACCGACATGCCCTCCACGAGCGGCTCCCGCATCCTCGAGGGCTACATGTCGCCCTTCGATGCGACCGTCGTGGCCCGCTCCCGCGCGGCCGGACTCGTGCCCCTCGGCAAGACCAACATGGACGAGTTCGCCATGGGCTCCTCCACCGAGCACTCCGCCTACGGGCCGACCCGCAACCCGTGGGACCTCGACCGCATCCCCGGCGGCTCCGGCGGCGGATCGGCGGCCGCGGTCGCGGCCTTCGAGGCGCCCCTCGCTCTCGGCTCCGACACCGGCGGATCGATCCGTCAGCCGGCGCACGTCACGGGCACGGTGGGCGTCAAGCCCACCTACGGCGGCGTGAGCCGCTACGGCGCCATCGCGCTGGCCTCGTCACTCGACCAGGTGGGGCCGGTCACGCGCACGGTGCTCGACGCCGGCCTGCTGCACGACGTCATCGGCGGGCACGACCACCGCGATTCGACCTCCCTGACCGACGCCTGGCCCTCGTTCGCCCAGGCGGCGCGCGACGGCGCCCGTGGCGACGTGCTGAAGGGACTGCGCGTCGGCGTGATCTCCGAGCTCGACGACAGCGGCTTCCAGCCGGGCGTGTCGGCCTCGTTCCGTGCCGCACTCGCGATGCTCGAGGCGCAGGGCGCCGAGATCGTCGAGATCTCCGCGCCGCACTTCGAGTACGGCGTCGCCGCGTACTACCTGATCCTGCCCGCCGAGGCCTCCAGCAATCTCGCGAAGTTCGACTCGGTGCGCTTCGGCATGCGCTCGGCTTCCGGCGGCACCGTCGAGGACGTGATGGCCGCCACCCGCGACGCGGGCTTCGGCGACGAGGTGAAGCGCCGCATCATCCTCGGCACCTACGCGCTGTCCGCCGGCTACTACGACGCGTACTATGGGTCGGCGCAGAAGGTGCGCACCCTCATCCAGCGCGATTTCGACGCGGCCTTCGAGAAGGTCGACGTGATCGCGACCCCGTCGGCTCCGACGACCGCGTTCCGTCTCGGCGAGCAGCTCGGCGACCCTCTGCAGATGTACCTGAACGACGTCACGACCATCCCGGCCAACCTCGCCGGCGTCCCCGGCATCTCGATCCCGTCAGGTCTCGCGGAGGAGGACGGCCTGCCCGTCGGCATCCAGTTCCTCGCCCCCGTCCGCGAGGACGCCCGGCTCTACCGGGTGGGCGCTGCGCTGGAGACGCTCCTGGTCGACTCGTGGGGCGCGCCCCTGCTGGATCGCGCGCCCGCGCTGGCGGCGTCCGGATCGAACGAAGGGAACCGCTGA
- the gatC gene encoding Asp-tRNA(Asn)/Glu-tRNA(Gln) amidotransferase subunit GatC: protein MSEITPDLVRHLGVLARIQLSDEEVERLTGELDAIVDNIAKVSEVATAEVPATSHPVPLENVFRRDEVGETLTQAEALSNAPDQADGRFRVTAILGEEQ from the coding sequence GTGTCTGAAATCACCCCCGATCTCGTGCGCCATCTCGGTGTGCTCGCCAGGATCCAGCTGAGCGACGAGGAGGTCGAGCGCCTCACCGGAGAGCTCGACGCCATCGTCGACAACATCGCGAAGGTGTCGGAGGTGGCCACCGCGGAGGTGCCCGCCACCAGCCACCCCGTCCCGCTGGAGAACGTCTTCCGCCGCGACGAGGTCGGTGAGACGCTGACCCAGGCCGAGGCGCTGAGCAACGCGCCCGACCAGGCCGACGGGCGCTTCCGCGTCACCGCGATCCTGGGGGAGGAGCAGTGA
- a CDS encoding methyltransferase, which produces MSTTETPQALWVAYGTGGVVGSIRKDGDGYTVTMAGADEVTGTYPSMDIAKSALRSHMKPNSDWPEFRQH; this is translated from the coding sequence ATGAGCACGACCGAAACCCCCCAGGCCCTGTGGGTGGCCTACGGCACCGGCGGCGTCGTCGGTTCGATCCGCAAGGACGGCGACGGCTACACGGTGACGATGGCGGGTGCCGACGAGGTCACCGGCACGTACCCGTCGATGGACATCGCCAAGAGTGCGCTCCGCTCGCACATGAAGCCGAACAGCGACTGGCCGGAATTCCGCCAGCACTGA
- a CDS encoding metallopeptidase family protein, with the protein MEMDAASFESLVIAELDALPDDMIDGLDNVVFVVEDRPEDGSLDLLGLYDGWALTERDRYGVGELPDRVIVYREPHLAVCEDEDELRDEIHTTLVHEIAHFYGIDDERLHELGWA; encoded by the coding sequence ATGGAGATGGATGCGGCATCCTTCGAGTCCCTCGTGATCGCCGAGCTCGATGCGCTCCCCGATGACATGATCGACGGTCTCGACAACGTCGTCTTCGTCGTCGAGGACCGGCCCGAGGACGGCAGTCTCGACCTGCTCGGTCTGTATGACGGCTGGGCGCTCACCGAGCGCGACAGATACGGCGTGGGCGAGCTCCCCGACCGGGTGATCGTCTATCGCGAGCCGCACCTCGCGGTGTGCGAGGACGAGGACGAGCTGCGTGACGAGATCCACACGACGCTCGTGCACGAGATCGCCCACTTCTACGGCATCGACGACGAGCGCCTCCACGAACTCGGATGGGCCTGA
- a CDS encoding HNH endonuclease signature motif containing protein → MGHEATIDPQRLHALVTSVVAARQRVARAQADESRLLADAVEMVVSAMEAERAHGSHHRSRADLPMREVAAELATAMRVTDRTVQRRMGDASQLASRFPATLAAWEEGSIDSAHLNALLDAGGQIDDDDARGRFEARALEVARMETAARLRAVAAAIAAQIDPVGSAERMRRSASDRQVRVFDLDSGQARLLADLPATLAHAMYDRLTRMARTVRGRGGHDTGAMAPSRSEGGDDGATVDDEERTATADDERAATVDDERPATAEPCDPFVTGPSQAPTDHVMDDSVDSRTLDQLRADLLCDLVLAGGAMAHGDGLESITGHVQVTVTARSLAEGRGEIGLLAGGETADAESVRCLAATASVWDRVFTDPLSGAVLGVDRYRPSAELKRFLRARDETCRFPGCRRAARGCDIDHTQDAAHGGPTRVDNLAHLCRRHHTLKHESAWTVRQRGGGVLEWRSPLGRLCRDRPPAVVRFTRMDADPPPF, encoded by the coding sequence ATGGGGCACGAGGCGACGATCGACCCGCAGCGGCTCCATGCGCTCGTGACCTCCGTCGTGGCCGCGCGGCAGCGCGTGGCCCGTGCTCAGGCCGACGAGTCGCGGCTTCTCGCCGATGCCGTCGAGATGGTGGTGTCCGCCATGGAGGCCGAACGTGCGCACGGATCGCATCATCGCTCCCGTGCTGACCTGCCGATGCGCGAGGTGGCGGCTGAGCTCGCGACCGCGATGCGGGTCACCGACCGGACCGTCCAGCGGCGGATGGGTGACGCGTCGCAGCTCGCCAGCCGGTTCCCCGCCACCCTTGCAGCCTGGGAAGAGGGCTCGATCGACAGCGCGCACCTGAACGCCCTCCTCGACGCCGGCGGTCAGATCGACGACGACGACGCACGCGGGCGGTTCGAGGCGCGTGCCCTCGAGGTCGCCCGCATGGAGACCGCGGCGCGGTTGCGAGCGGTCGCAGCGGCGATCGCTGCGCAGATCGACCCGGTCGGATCGGCGGAGCGGATGCGGCGGAGCGCGTCCGACCGACAGGTGCGGGTTTTCGACCTCGACAGCGGGCAGGCTCGGCTGCTGGCCGATCTCCCCGCCACCCTCGCTCACGCGATGTACGACCGGCTGACGCGGATGGCCAGGACGGTGCGCGGTCGTGGTGGTCACGACACCGGCGCAATGGCGCCCAGCCGATCCGAGGGTGGCGACGACGGCGCGACCGTGGACGACGAGGAGCGCACGGCGACCGCAGACGACGAGCGCGCGGCGACCGTGGACGACGAGCGCCCGGCGACCGCAGAGCCGTGCGACCCGTTCGTGACCGGCCCCTCGCAGGCGCCGACCGACCACGTGATGGACGACTCCGTCGATTCGCGCACCCTCGATCAGCTGCGCGCCGACCTCCTGTGCGACCTCGTTCTCGCCGGCGGCGCGATGGCGCACGGCGACGGGCTCGAGTCGATCACAGGACACGTGCAGGTGACGGTCACCGCGCGATCGCTCGCTGAGGGGCGCGGTGAGATCGGGCTGCTCGCCGGGGGTGAGACCGCCGACGCCGAATCCGTCCGGTGCCTCGCCGCCACCGCGTCCGTGTGGGATCGCGTGTTCACCGATCCACTCAGCGGTGCGGTGCTCGGGGTCGACCGCTACCGTCCGTCGGCAGAGCTGAAGCGATTCCTCCGGGCCAGGGATGAGACGTGCCGATTCCCCGGGTGCCGCCGCGCTGCGAGGGGATGCGACATCGACCACACGCAGGACGCGGCGCACGGCGGACCCACCCGGGTGGACAATCTCGCTCACCTGTGTCGCCGTCACCATACGCTCAAACATGAATCCGCCTGGACGGTGAGGCAGCGCGGTGGTGGTGTGCTCGAGTGGCGAAGTCCGCTCGGTCGCCTTTGCCGCGATCGGCCACCCGCGGTCGTTCGCTTCACCCGGATGGACGCGGATCCACCTCCGTTCTGA
- a CDS encoding DUF2017 family protein, whose protein sequence is MTEGSRLVVLEMTRIEATHLAGLVGQFVELLEDDVEGARTDDPAVARLVPPAYADDEEAAREFRSLTEDDLLSRRAADAHAVLSSLGPEIIDEDADLSLATVTDVITIPLDPNGVRSWLRTLAAVRLVLASRLGIIDDDDHSEDDPRFGIYDWLGFRLDGLVRAATED, encoded by the coding sequence ATGACCGAGGGATCGCGCCTGGTCGTGCTGGAGATGACGCGCATCGAGGCGACGCACCTCGCCGGCCTCGTCGGTCAGTTCGTCGAGTTGCTCGAGGACGACGTCGAGGGCGCGCGCACGGACGATCCCGCGGTGGCCCGCCTGGTGCCGCCCGCCTACGCCGACGACGAGGAGGCGGCGCGGGAGTTCCGCTCGCTGACCGAGGACGACCTGCTGTCGCGGCGGGCCGCGGACGCGCACGCGGTGCTGTCATCGCTCGGCCCCGAGATCATCGATGAGGACGCCGACCTGTCGTTGGCGACCGTGACCGACGTCATCACCATCCCGCTCGATCCAAACGGTGTGAGGTCGTGGCTGCGCACCCTCGCGGCGGTGCGGCTCGTGCTGGCGTCGCGACTCGGCATCATCGACGATGACGACCACTCCGAGGACGATCCGCGCTTCGGCATCTACGACTGGCTCGGCTTCCGCCTCGACGGTCTCGTCCGGGCCGCCACCGAGGACTGA
- a CDS encoding YciI family protein, translating into MSRWIYRLVPTRPEMLGAPTLEEQTVMAEHVDYLEALTAAGILVLAGRPEHDHGAPGITIFEAPDEASARAVTQTDPAVAAGVMTAELYPYAVAVNGD; encoded by the coding sequence ATGTCTCGATGGATCTATCGGCTCGTCCCGACCCGCCCCGAGATGCTCGGAGCTCCCACTCTCGAGGAGCAGACGGTGATGGCGGAGCACGTCGACTACCTCGAGGCGCTCACGGCGGCGGGCATCCTGGTCCTCGCCGGACGTCCTGAGCACGACCACGGAGCGCCGGGGATCACGATCTTCGAGGCGCCCGATGAGGCCAGCGCCCGCGCGGTCACGCAGACGGATCCCGCTGTCGCGGCCGGTGTGATGACGGCTGAGCTGTACCCCTACGCCGTGGCCGTCAACGGCGACTGA
- the clpS gene encoding ATP-dependent Clp protease adapter ClpS, whose product MGLMSAAVLPVPDLDIEDALVREASPPWETVVWNDPVNLMNYVVHVFREYFGYSLEEATRLMLAVHHDGKAIVAQGAREQMELHVQAMHDYGLWATVRRSG is encoded by the coding sequence ATGGGCCTGATGTCCGCCGCCGTTCTGCCCGTGCCCGACCTCGACATCGAGGACGCCCTCGTCAGGGAGGCGTCGCCACCGTGGGAGACGGTCGTCTGGAACGACCCCGTCAACCTCATGAACTACGTCGTGCACGTGTTCCGCGAGTACTTCGGATACTCCCTCGAAGAGGCGACGCGGCTGATGCTCGCGGTGCATCACGACGGGAAGGCGATCGTGGCCCAGGGGGCGCGGGAGCAGATGGAGCTGCACGTGCAGGCGATGCACGACTACGGCCTGTGGGCCACCGTGAGGAGAAGCGGATGA
- the orn gene encoding oligoribonuclease translates to MVGASENDRLVWIDCEMTGLDLAVDEIVEIAVIVTDFELRPLDPGFQIVVKPDASALANMGDFVTEMHRTSGLLEEIPNGVSVAEAEFLALEYIQRFAPLEGKAPLAGNTIGTDRMFLAKYMPRIDRWLHYRNIDVSSVKELSRRWYPRAYIHAPAKDGGHRALADIRESIREMAYYREAVFVPQPGPTSDSARTVAASVVSSYAADV, encoded by the coding sequence ATGGTGGGGGCTTCTGAGAACGACCGGCTCGTGTGGATCGACTGCGAGATGACCGGGCTCGACCTGGCCGTCGACGAGATCGTCGAGATCGCGGTGATCGTCACCGACTTCGAGCTGCGTCCCCTCGATCCCGGCTTCCAGATCGTCGTCAAGCCCGATGCCTCCGCCCTGGCGAACATGGGCGATTTCGTCACCGAGATGCACCGTACGTCCGGGCTCCTCGAGGAGATCCCGAACGGCGTCAGCGTCGCCGAGGCCGAGTTCCTCGCTCTCGAGTACATCCAGCGGTTCGCGCCGCTCGAGGGCAAGGCGCCGCTGGCCGGCAACACCATCGGCACCGATCGGATGTTCCTGGCCAAGTACATGCCGCGCATCGACCGCTGGCTGCACTACCGCAACATCGACGTGTCGAGCGTCAAGGAGCTGTCCCGCCGCTGGTACCCGCGCGCGTACATCCACGCTCCCGCGAAGGACGGCGGTCACCGCGCCCTGGCCGACATCCGCGAATCGATCCGCGAGATGGCCTATTACCGCGAGGCGGTGTTCGTGCCGCAGCCCGGCCCGACCAGCGACTCCGCACGCACCGTCGCGGCCTCCGTCGTGTCGTCGTACGCGGCGGACGTGTAA
- the gatB gene encoding Asp-tRNA(Asn)/Glu-tRNA(Gln) amidotransferase subunit GatB, with protein MVKEKILSFEEALERYEPVLGFEVHVELNTKTKMFSSAPNSFGREPNTDLAPVDLGLPGSLPVVNEQAVRYSISLGLALGCSIAPSSRFARKNYFYPDLGKNYQISQYDEPIAFEGSVDVELSDGTIVTVPIERAHMEEDAGKLTHVGGATGRIQGAEYSLVDYNRAGVPLVEIVTKPIYGAEHRAPEIAKAYVQTIRDIVLALGISDAKMERGNLRCDANVSLRPRGQEKLGTRTETKNVNSMRSVERAVRYEIQRQAAILAAGGSITQETRHWHEDTGTTSPGRPKSDADDYRYFPEPDLLPVVPAPELIAQLRDELPEPPAVRRRRLKDSWGFTDLEFQDVANGGLLAEVEATISLGTSPAAARKWWTGELTRLANAQGREASDLVSPQDVADLQSLVDAGTLTDKLARQVLEGIAAGEGSAQEVIDARGLAVVSDDGALIAAIDDALAAQPDVLAKIRDGKVQAAGAVIGAVMKAMRGQADAARVRELILERAAQ; from the coding sequence ATGGTCAAGGAGAAGATCCTCTCGTTCGAGGAGGCCCTCGAACGGTACGAGCCCGTGCTGGGCTTCGAGGTGCACGTCGAGCTCAACACCAAGACCAAGATGTTCTCGTCGGCGCCGAACTCCTTCGGCCGCGAGCCGAACACCGATCTCGCGCCGGTCGACCTCGGTCTGCCCGGTTCGCTTCCCGTCGTCAACGAGCAGGCGGTGCGCTACTCGATCTCCCTGGGCCTCGCCCTCGGCTGCTCGATCGCCCCGTCGAGCCGGTTCGCGCGGAAGAACTACTTCTACCCCGACCTCGGCAAGAACTACCAGATCTCGCAGTACGACGAGCCCATCGCCTTCGAGGGCTCCGTCGACGTCGAGCTCTCCGACGGCACCATCGTGACCGTGCCGATCGAGCGGGCGCACATGGAGGAGGATGCCGGCAAGCTGACCCATGTGGGAGGCGCGACGGGTCGCATCCAGGGTGCTGAGTACTCCCTCGTGGACTACAACCGAGCCGGGGTGCCACTGGTCGAGATCGTCACCAAGCCCATCTACGGCGCCGAGCACCGCGCTCCCGAGATCGCCAAGGCCTACGTGCAGACGATCCGCGACATCGTGCTCGCTCTCGGCATCTCCGACGCCAAGATGGAGCGCGGCAACCTCCGCTGCGACGCGAACGTATCCCTCCGTCCGCGCGGCCAGGAGAAGCTGGGCACGCGCACGGAGACGAAGAACGTGAACTCGATGCGATCGGTCGAGCGCGCCGTGCGCTACGAGATCCAGCGCCAGGCTGCGATCCTGGCCGCCGGCGGCTCGATCACGCAGGAGACCCGCCACTGGCACGAGGACACCGGCACGACCTCTCCCGGGCGGCCGAAGTCCGATGCCGACGATTACCGCTACTTCCCCGAGCCCGACCTGCTCCCCGTCGTGCCCGCGCCGGAGCTCATCGCGCAGCTGCGCGACGAGCTGCCCGAGCCCCCGGCTGTGCGCCGTCGCCGGCTCAAGGACAGCTGGGGCTTCACCGACCTCGAGTTCCAGGACGTCGCGAACGGCGGTCTGCTCGCCGAGGTCGAGGCCACGATCTCCCTGGGCACGTCGCCCGCGGCCGCCCGCAAGTGGTGGACGGGTGAGCTCACGCGGCTCGCGAACGCGCAGGGACGCGAGGCCTCCGACCTCGTCTCGCCGCAGGACGTCGCCGATCTGCAGTCCCTCGTGGATGCCGGGACGCTGACGGACAAGCTCGCCCGCCAGGTGCTCGAGGGCATCGCCGCCGGGGAGGGCTCGGCGCAGGAGGTCATCGACGCCCGCGGGCTCGCCGTCGTCTCGGACGACGGCGCGCTGATCGCGGCGATCGACGACGCCCTGGCGGCGCAGCCCGACGTGCTGGCAAAGATCCGCGACGGCAAGGTGCAGGCCGCAGGTGCGGTCATCGGCGCGGTCATGAAGGCGATGCGCGGTCAGGCCGATGCGGCCCGGGTGCGCGAGCTGATCCTGGAGCGCGCGGCCCAGTAG
- the dinB gene encoding DNA polymerase IV, whose product MGRGDGTGRIVSPDDADDTGTGILHVDMDAFYASVAVLDDPTLTGKPIIIGAPEGRSVVSSASYEARRFGVRSAMPVSQALRLCPQAIVVSPRFERYTTMSAQVMEIFRSFTPLVEPLSIDEAFLDVRGARRLWGSPGTIARQVRSRVLAETGLVCSIGVAATKHVAKMASTISKPDGLLIVAAADTLDFLGPRSVRAMWGVGPKAAESLEARGIRTIADIRDAPRDVLERALGRAGGERVWHLSRGLDAREVTTTHVEKSVGHEETFHEDIADPAVLRAELRRLSDRVGARLRRHGWEAATVSIKIRYADFTTISRSQTLEAASAVSQRIGDVAHELFDAVDHRQPIRLIGVRAEKLQPAGGDAMALWDDDEEWKKLDGAMDDATARFGMSAVTRAALLGRGRAITAVPTNPAPRTFE is encoded by the coding sequence ATGGGGCGCGGCGATGGCACGGGACGCATCGTGTCGCCCGATGACGCCGATGACACCGGCACCGGCATCCTGCACGTCGATATGGACGCGTTCTACGCGTCGGTGGCGGTCCTCGACGATCCGACGCTGACGGGCAAGCCGATCATCATCGGAGCGCCGGAGGGGCGATCGGTCGTCTCCAGCGCCTCGTACGAGGCCCGGCGCTTCGGCGTGCGCTCCGCCATGCCGGTCTCGCAGGCGCTGCGCCTGTGCCCGCAGGCGATCGTGGTCTCACCGCGGTTCGAGCGCTACACCACCATGTCGGCGCAGGTCATGGAGATCTTCCGGTCCTTCACACCCCTGGTGGAGCCGCTCTCGATCGACGAGGCCTTCCTCGACGTGCGCGGTGCCCGACGACTGTGGGGCAGCCCGGGCACCATCGCGCGGCAGGTGCGGAGCCGTGTGCTGGCCGAGACCGGACTGGTGTGCAGCATCGGCGTCGCCGCCACCAAGCACGTCGCCAAGATGGCCTCGACGATCAGCAAGCCCGACGGGCTTCTCATCGTCGCCGCCGCCGACACGCTCGACTTCCTCGGTCCGCGTTCCGTCCGGGCGATGTGGGGCGTGGGTCCGAAGGCGGCCGAGTCGCTGGAGGCGCGCGGCATACGCACGATCGCCGACATCCGCGACGCGCCGCGCGACGTCCTCGAGCGGGCACTCGGGCGGGCCGGCGGGGAACGCGTGTGGCACCTGTCCCGGGGGCTCGACGCGCGCGAGGTGACCACGACGCACGTCGAGAAGAGCGTGGGTCACGAGGAGACGTTCCACGAGGACATCGCCGACCCGGCGGTGCTGCGCGCCGAGCTGCGGCGACTGTCCGACCGGGTGGGCGCCCGACTTCGCCGTCACGGGTGGGAGGCGGCGACGGTGTCGATCAAGATCCGCTACGCGGACTTCACCACCATCAGCCGGTCGCAGACCCTCGAGGCCGCCTCGGCCGTCAGCCAGCGCATCGGCGACGTCGCGCACGAGCTCTTCGACGCGGTCGACCACCGGCAGCCCATCCGGCTGATCGGCGTGCGCGCAGAGAAGCTGCAGCCGGCCGGCGGCGACGCGATGGCTCTGTGGGACGACGACGAGGAGTGGAAGAAGCTCGACGGCGCGATGGATGACGCCACTGCCCGCTTCGGCATGAGCGCGGTGACGCGGGCGGCCCTCCTAGGTCGCGGTCGCGCGATCACCGCCGTCCCCACGAACCCCGCTCCGCGCACTTTCGAGTGA